AAAGATGTTATATTAGGCTTTGCAAGATTAGCGGACAAAGAGTTTCGGGTTGGTGATTTTGTAACTTTTAACGGAACAAATTCAGGAACTATTGAAGAGATTAGTATTCGTTTTATGCAAATTCGTGAATGGTCAGGAAAACTACTTACCATCCCGCACGGAGAGATTAGAACGATACAAAATTTTAATAAAGGATGGATGCGTGTAATTGAACGCATCACGGTAAGTTATCAGGAAGATCCAACAAGAGTGAAGGAATTATTAGAAGAAGTATGTGTTATATGCAATGAAAAATTGAATCAAACTCTTTATAGAGTAGAGGATGAGGCTGTTGAACCATTTAAATACGTCGGTGTTACAGACTTAAATCCTAACTTGAAATATGTTGGGTATGAATTTTGTATTACAGGTTTAATAAAGCCAGAAGATTATTTTGAAACTTCTAGACAAGTAAGATTTGAATTAATGTCTATGTTCCATAAAAATCAAGTGCAAATGCCAGCAGCGAATATGGTTGTTACTACTGAAGGCTTACAGCATATCCATGGTGGACAATCTTTATCGGACAGCTAAAGTAGAATCATTTGTTAACAAAAATTTTGCTTCCAACATTGGATAGAATAACAATAATAAAATGATTGATATAAAGAAAGGGCTGAAGGAATTCGGTTCTTTTTTTATTTATAGAATTTAGAAATTTCTTAATGTTATAATTGTAGTTGGTGATGAGAATGAGCTTTGAAGAAAAAGAGATGCATCGTTTAGAAGCATTAAAAGAAATTGCTGAATTATTAAATGAAGCAACAAACTTACAGGATATGTTAGAAAAAGTGTTGCATACATTGTTACAAGTTATGAATTTACAAACAGGGTGGATATTCTTTATTGATGAAAGTGGAAAGCACAGCATGCTTGTAGACGAAAATTTACCAGAGGCTCTTACGTGGCAAGAGAAGAAGCCGATGTGTGAAGGAAACTGTTGGTGTGTAGAACGTTTTGTGAATGGGAGATTGGAAAAAGCGACTAATATTATTGAATGTAAGCGAATAGAAGATGCAATTGAATGTAATTGGGGAGAGACAGAAGATGTTACACATCATGCGACAATTCCGCTTAGGTCTGGATTGGAAAAATTTGGTCTACTAAATGTGGCTGCACCTCACAAGACTCATTTTTCAGAG
This genomic interval from Bacillus thuringiensis contains the following:
- a CDS encoding mechanosensitive ion channel family protein, with product MSLLTHTEEFFNYVREFLLLRFLLFALVLIIISFVINRIIDWFFRKSSFFDEEVEQTIQSVIRSIFRYIIIISLIIYLISQFVDIKSIIAGAGIAGVVIGFAAQQMLKDVILGFARLADKEFRVGDFVTFNGTNSGTIEEISIRFMQIREWSGKLLTIPHGEIRTIQNFNKGWMRVIERITVSYQEDPTRVKELLEEVCVICNEKLNQTLYRVEDEAVEPFKYVGVTDLNPNLKYVGYEFCITGLIKPEDYFETSRQVRFELMSMFHKNQVQMPAANMVVTTEGLQHIHGGQSLSDS